A genomic window from Bubalus bubalis isolate 160015118507 breed Murrah chromosome 13, NDDB_SH_1, whole genome shotgun sequence includes:
- the DLEU7 gene encoding LOW QUALITY PROTEIN: leukemia-associated protein 7 (The sequence of the model RefSeq protein was modified relative to this genomic sequence to represent the inferred CDS: inserted 3 bases in 2 codons; deleted 1 base in 1 codon), whose amino-acid sequence MPPHKTAGCPSQALERRRNQRAASGGFSSARGRGWGSRISGSLESEQAHSDSNRMLGPAQVADLGRERPHAPPPPSLAAAPARVERNEPAAEARARPAPLEASXGHRMVALHTLQLLQQEWASGDRPGAPWSRHDLDHVPTAPACRSGPGLAGPRRGREEEGGSRGIRNLGSRAQASSAEVEAVRGAEGGAELLPFPGGRWPCTLARMAMRSALAXSELVRVEQRLLGPLQQERSFLIRLKDSVEFRNICSHLALQTEGQQFDRDLNATHQCLKTIIKKLIQSLANIPSDAHMVACASWRQILQNLPDI is encoded by the exons ATGCCTCCGCATAAAACGGCAGGTTGTCCCAGCCAAGCCCTGGAGAGGAGGCGGAACCAGCGCGCAGCATCTGGCGGGTTTTCAAGTGCacggggccgggggtgggggagcaggatTTCAGGCAGTCTCGAGTCAGAACAAGCCCATTCGGACTCGAACCGAATGCTGGGGCCAGCGCAGGTCGCTGACCTCGGGCGCGAG CGACCCCACGCGCCCCCGCCTCCATCGCTCGCGGCTGCACCTGCCCGGGTGGAGCGCAACGAGCCGGCGGCGGAAGCGAGGGCCAGACCCGCGCCCTTAGAGGCCT CCGGCCATCGGATGGTGGCTCTGCACACCCTTCAGCTGCTGCAGCAGGAGTGGGCCTCGGGGGACCGTCCGGGCGCCCCTTGGAGCCGGCATGACCTAGACCACGTGCCCACCGCCCCAGCGTGTCGCTCAGGCCCAGGGCTGGCAGGGCCCAGGAGAGGGCGCGAAGAGGAGGGCGGGAGCCGGGGGATCAGGAATCTGGGGTCC AGGGCGCAGGCGAGCTCCGCCGAGGTGGAAGCCGTGCGAGGTGCCGAAGGGGGCGCGGAACTGCTGCCCTTCCCCGGGGGCCGCTGGCCCTGCACTCTGGCTCGGATGGCGATGCGCAGCGCGCTGGC CTCGGAGCTGGTTAGAGTGGAGCAGAGGCTCCTGGGCCCCCTCCAGCAGGAGCGGTCCTTTCTCATCCGCCTGAAG GACAGTGTTGAGTTTAGAAACATCTGCAGTCATTTGGCTCTACAAACTGAAGGACAGCAATTTGACAGAGATTTGAATGCTACCCATCAGTGTTTGAAAACGATAATCAAGAAGCTGATTCAGTCACTTGCTAATATTCCTTCTGATGCCCACATGGTAGCCTGTGCTTCCTGGAGACAGATCTTACAGAATCTCCCCGACATATGA